A single region of the Nocardioides sp. W7 genome encodes:
- a CDS encoding oxygenase MpaB family protein, giving the protein MIDLRTKLGAALFERVAGPDGPRERDRIHGRPGPRLYEPGSPVTRVHGDASMFVGGLRALLLQTLHPAAMRGVAEHSGYRGDMWGRLARTSTFIATTTFGHVEDVDRTIGVVRRIHERVTGTMPDGTPYAASDPHLLLWVHVAEIDSFLRAHTVYGAEPLRGAERDEYVAQTAVVARRLGVLDPPTTEAGLREVLASYRPELRGTAEAREAVRYVLVHPPLPLAARAPYAVLVAAAVALMPAWTRLPLRLPWLPVSERTVVRGLGAAATGTIRWAMRPPGS; this is encoded by the coding sequence GTGATCGACCTGCGCACGAAGCTCGGCGCGGCCCTCTTCGAGCGGGTCGCCGGACCGGACGGCCCCCGCGAGCGCGATCGCATCCACGGCCGGCCCGGGCCGCGGCTCTACGAGCCGGGCAGTCCGGTCACCCGGGTGCACGGCGACGCGTCGATGTTCGTCGGCGGCCTCCGCGCGCTGCTCCTGCAGACCCTGCATCCCGCCGCGATGCGCGGCGTCGCCGAGCACTCGGGCTACCGCGGCGACATGTGGGGGCGGCTGGCCCGCACCAGCACCTTCATCGCCACCACGACCTTCGGCCACGTCGAGGACGTCGACCGGACCATCGGCGTCGTACGCCGCATCCACGAGCGGGTCACCGGCACGATGCCCGACGGCACGCCGTACGCCGCCTCCGACCCGCATCTGCTCCTGTGGGTGCACGTCGCCGAGATCGACAGCTTCCTGCGGGCGCACACCGTGTACGGCGCGGAGCCGTTGCGGGGCGCCGAGCGTGACGAGTACGTCGCGCAGACCGCCGTCGTGGCGCGCCGGCTCGGGGTCCTCGACCCGCCGACCACCGAGGCCGGGCTGCGGGAGGTGCTCGCGTCGTACCGTCCCGAGCTGCGCGGCACCGCCGAGGCCCGCGAGGCGGTCCGCTACGTGCTGGTGCACCCGCCGCTGCCGCTCGCCGCGCGGGCGCCGTACGCCGTCCTGGTCGCCGCCGCCGTCGCCCTGATGCCGGCTTGGACCCGGCTGCCGCTGCGACTGCCGTGGCTGCCGGTCTCCGAGCGCACCGTCGTCCGCGGCCTCGGCGCTGCGGCCACCGGCACGATCCGGTGGGCGATGCGACCGCCCGGATCTTGA
- a CDS encoding carboxypeptidase-like regulatory domain-containing protein: protein MTTTLPPACSELMNMGTTVTARRTGLVLVALVGLLASLLLAVGAAAPAEAATTGKVRGNIVTGSKQLPKGTVRWFTRDWSYLGARKVRGGAYQLNLGPGTYWLQFVDGAPSYDVRKFAPTNVKVRVRAGSTTVKNVRMKRGGAVTGTAFAGGRVAKGARVVAANRDEQSFETRANSAGQFAIGGLAPGKYSVFTFDRKGDWVDKSVFVGRIKAGTVRNTRISLKKRAGSLLVDLYAGGQPIKGRIAVTAVSKKTGQWWTATSRRGSVTFTGLYPGRYKLIVPDVGDYFGRTGNVTNGKVRSNRAAFGSFRLTRRGASVTGRLVFRSSTTTMPVGDARVQLFNGAGVPVGETTSTSSGAFRFGGRLATQGGLSVVVTPGARKTAPYCKFERAQVSAIAVTTGRATAVGDVVLPWAAGETDPACA from the coding sequence ATGACCACGACCCTGCCGCCTGCCTGCTCGGAGCTCATGAACATGGGGACCACCGTCACCGCCCGCCGTACCGGCCTCGTCCTGGTCGCCCTCGTCGGGCTGCTCGCCTCGCTGCTGCTCGCGGTCGGCGCCGCGGCTCCGGCCGAGGCGGCCACCACCGGCAAGGTCCGGGGCAACATCGTGACGGGCAGCAAGCAGCTCCCGAAGGGGACCGTGCGGTGGTTCACGCGGGACTGGTCCTACCTCGGCGCCCGCAAGGTGCGCGGCGGCGCCTACCAGCTCAACCTCGGTCCCGGGACCTACTGGCTGCAGTTCGTCGACGGGGCTCCGTCGTACGACGTGCGCAAGTTCGCGCCGACCAACGTGAAGGTCCGGGTCCGCGCCGGGTCGACGACGGTCAAGAACGTGCGGATGAAGCGCGGCGGCGCCGTGACCGGCACCGCCTTTGCCGGCGGCCGGGTGGCCAAGGGCGCCCGCGTCGTCGCGGCCAACCGGGACGAGCAGTCGTTCGAGACCCGGGCAAATAGCGCGGGCCAGTTCGCCATCGGCGGCCTGGCGCCCGGCAAGTACTCCGTCTTCACCTTCGACCGGAAGGGCGACTGGGTCGACAAGAGCGTGTTCGTCGGCCGGATCAAGGCAGGCACCGTCCGCAACACCCGGATCAGTCTGAAGAAGCGCGCCGGGAGCCTGCTGGTCGACCTGTACGCCGGCGGCCAGCCGATCAAGGGCCGGATCGCCGTGACCGCGGTGAGCAAGAAGACGGGACAGTGGTGGACCGCCACCTCGCGCCGCGGCAGCGTCACGTTCACCGGGCTCTACCCGGGCCGGTACAAGCTCATCGTCCCGGACGTCGGCGACTACTTCGGCCGCACCGGCAACGTGACGAACGGCAAGGTCCGCTCGAACCGGGCCGCCTTCGGCAGCTTCCGGCTGACCAGGCGCGGCGCCTCGGTGACCGGCCGGCTGGTCTTCCGCTCCAGCACCACGACCATGCCCGTCGGCGATGCCCGGGTCCAGCTCTTCAACGGGGCCGGCGTGCCCGTGGGCGAGACGACGAGCACCAGCAGCGGGGCGTTCCGCTTCGGCGGCCGGTTGGCGACCCAGGGCGGCCTGTCGGTCGTGGTGACTCCGGGAGCCCGGAAGACGGCGCCGTACTGCAAGTTCGAGCGTGCTCAGGTCTCGGCGATCGCGGTGACGACCGGCCGGGCGACGGCGGTCGGCGACGTCGTACTCCCCTGGGCCGCGGGCGAGACCGACCCGGCCTGCGCCTAG
- a CDS encoding carboxypeptidase-like regulatory domain-containing protein codes for MRAEQVRSTEQRGCIRGRIQAPGPCVVQIRWYDVDGRCLGRKRSYAGAWSLRVPAGRYFVQVTDERSESDPRRLTSSTAAVVVRSGYVSEVDQRLTRESRDTRATRRPAADRVGETPTGVLQGRVVDGADPTVPLSGARVRLLDADGHLVGRTRTETSGHFAFEALATMPGLQLVVRPAPASNDHLRPHLGGLSVRDDAWHDLGDLALPVDDRPRRAPRLHSAAADFGSSAALSLPAMRV; via the coding sequence ATGAGGGCGGAGCAGGTCAGGAGCACGGAGCAGCGGGGATGCATCCGCGGCAGGATCCAGGCCCCGGGGCCGTGCGTCGTCCAGATCCGGTGGTACGACGTCGACGGCCGCTGCCTGGGCCGCAAGCGGTCGTACGCCGGCGCCTGGTCCCTGCGGGTGCCGGCCGGTCGCTACTTCGTCCAGGTCACCGACGAGCGCTCGGAGTCCGACCCGAGGCGGCTCACCTCCAGCACCGCCGCCGTCGTGGTCAGGTCCGGCTACGTCTCCGAGGTCGACCAGCGACTGACCCGCGAGTCACGCGACACCCGCGCGACCCGTCGGCCCGCCGCCGACCGGGTCGGCGAGACCCCGACCGGCGTGCTCCAGGGTCGTGTCGTCGACGGCGCCGACCCGACGGTGCCGCTCTCCGGCGCCCGCGTCCGGCTGCTCGACGCAGACGGTCACCTGGTCGGCCGGACCCGCACCGAGACCAGCGGCCACTTCGCCTTCGAGGCGCTCGCGACCATGCCCGGCCTGCAGCTGGTGGTCCGGCCCGCACCCGCGAGCAACGACCACCTGCGGCCGCACCTGGGCGGGCTGAGCGTCCGCGACGACGCGTGGCACGACCTCGGCGACCTGGCCCTCCCGGTCGACGACCGGCCGCGCCGCGCGCCCCGGCTCCACTCGGCCGCGGCCGACTTCGGTTCCTCCGCGGCGCTGAGCCTGCCGGCCATGCGGGTCTGA
- a CDS encoding nuclear transport factor 2 family protein yields MAASNERIREVVEQYVALVASGTSAQIVDLYAEGATVEDPVGTDVLTTREQIAAFYATLDGLEQETRLVELRIAGGEAVFHFEITTKVGDARYVLAPFDAMTFDDDGLITSMRAFWSDTDMVVS; encoded by the coding sequence ATGGCAGCGAGCAACGAACGCATCCGCGAGGTCGTCGAGCAGTACGTCGCGCTGGTCGCGAGCGGTACGTCGGCCCAGATCGTGGACCTGTACGCCGAGGGTGCCACCGTCGAGGACCCGGTCGGCACCGACGTGCTGACGACCCGGGAGCAGATCGCGGCGTTCTACGCGACCCTGGACGGCCTCGAGCAGGAGACCCGGCTGGTCGAGCTGCGGATCGCGGGCGGCGAGGCGGTCTTCCACTTCGAGATCACCACCAAGGTCGGCGACGCCCGCTACGTGCTGGCGCCCTTCGACGCGATGACCTTCGACGACGACGGGCTGATCACGTCGATGCGGGCGTTCTGGAGCGACACCGACATGGTGGTGAGCTAG
- a CDS encoding 8-oxoguanine deaminase — MTRTVLRGARWPGDVAFEDGLITAVGVVPALDGDVVIACDGDLLTPGLVNTHHHFYQWLTRGWAVDSTLFGWLQTLYPVWARLSPEDVEAAARVALAELALSGCTTAADHHYLVPGGDDSVFDAIAAAARSIGIRTHIARGSMDLGESRGGLPPDSVVEDLDAILASTEAVHARLHDGEMLFVTAAPCSPFSVTPELMRETAALGRRLGIRLHTHLAETLDEERDSLARFGKRPLELLDDLGWIDSDVWVAHGIHFSDREVVRLGEARTGVAHCPSSNSRLGAGIARVRDLVAAGVPVGLGVDGVASNEIGTLMPELRMALFLARQRDLDPTAFLPVDALALGTVGGAACLGRSDIGLLEPGLRADLVVWPGDDVADVLDPLAALVLGPERSARHVLVGGEYVVRDGHLTGADLPTLRADLTRRARRLWPD, encoded by the coding sequence ATGACCCGCACCGTGCTGCGCGGCGCTCGCTGGCCGGGCGACGTGGCCTTCGAGGACGGGCTGATCACCGCCGTCGGCGTGGTGCCGGCGCTGGACGGTGACGTGGTGATCGCCTGCGACGGCGACCTCCTCACGCCGGGCCTGGTCAACACCCACCACCACTTCTACCAGTGGCTGACCCGCGGCTGGGCCGTCGACAGCACGCTGTTCGGCTGGCTGCAGACGCTCTACCCGGTGTGGGCACGGCTGAGCCCCGAGGACGTCGAGGCCGCTGCCCGGGTCGCGCTGGCCGAGCTCGCGCTCTCGGGGTGTACGACGGCCGCGGACCACCACTACCTCGTGCCGGGCGGCGACGACTCGGTCTTCGACGCGATCGCGGCGGCGGCCCGCTCGATCGGCATCCGCACGCACATCGCCCGCGGCTCGATGGACCTCGGCGAGAGCCGCGGCGGACTGCCGCCCGACTCCGTCGTCGAGGACCTGGACGCGATCCTGGCCTCCACCGAGGCCGTGCACGCCCGCCTGCACGACGGGGAGATGCTGTTCGTGACCGCCGCCCCGTGCAGCCCGTTCAGCGTCACCCCCGAGCTGATGCGCGAGACGGCCGCGCTGGGCCGCCGGCTCGGCATCCGGCTGCACACCCACCTCGCCGAGACCCTGGACGAGGAGCGCGACTCCCTCGCCCGCTTCGGGAAGCGGCCGCTGGAGCTCCTCGACGACCTGGGCTGGATCGACTCCGACGTCTGGGTCGCCCACGGCATCCACTTCTCCGACCGCGAGGTGGTCCGCCTGGGCGAGGCCCGCACCGGGGTCGCCCACTGCCCGTCCAGCAACAGCCGGCTCGGCGCCGGCATCGCCCGGGTCCGCGACCTGGTCGCCGCCGGGGTGCCGGTCGGGCTGGGCGTGGACGGAGTCGCCTCCAACGAGATCGGCACCCTGATGCCGGAGCTGCGAATGGCGCTCTTCCTGGCCCGTCAGCGCGACCTCGACCCGACCGCGTTCCTGCCCGTCGACGCGCTCGCGCTCGGCACCGTCGGCGGCGCCGCCTGCCTGGGCCGATCCGACATCGGGCTGCTGGAGCCCGGCCTGCGCGCCGATCTGGTGGTGTGGCCCGGCGACGACGTCGCCGACGTACTCGACCCGCTCGCGGCCCTGGTCCTCGGACCCGAGCGCTCGGCCCGCCACGTCCTGGTCGGTGGTGAGTACGTCGTCCGCGACGGCCACCTCACCGGCGCCGACCTGCCCACCCTCCGCGCCGACCTGACCCGCCGGGCCCGCCGCCTCTGGCCCGACTGA
- a CDS encoding DUF4031 domain-containing protein — protein MTILIDPPNVPAHGRFWSHLASDESYDELHAFARTLGIPERGFDRDHYDVPAEWYDDVLAAGALAVSSRVLVARLIAAGLRRRKPQRPR, from the coding sequence ATGACGATCCTCATCGACCCGCCGAACGTCCCCGCCCACGGCCGCTTCTGGTCCCACCTCGCCAGCGACGAGTCGTACGACGAGCTGCACGCCTTCGCGCGCACCCTCGGCATCCCCGAGCGCGGCTTCGATCGCGACCACTACGACGTCCCCGCCGAGTGGTACGACGACGTGCTGGCCGCCGGCGCGCTCGCGGTCAGCTCCCGCGTGCTCGTGGCCCGGTTGATCGCCGCCGGCCTGCGCCGCCGCAAGCCCCAGCGCCCCCGCTGA
- a CDS encoding copper homeostasis protein CutC, whose translation MGEVLLEVTVLHQRDVPGACEGGADRLHLVAGSPDDPTSPEPALVSAVARASDVPVFVLLRLNDSWTTTGGELARLLGLAHDYLGAGAAGLSWGFLDSRLEVDTEVCAHLAERLPGVPWTFHEAFDHVLEPGRSWQQVLDLPGLVGVRSAGSPRGMGVGGEDLLATAQSDPDVARLLMAGGGLLAEDVPWLLRAGVRQFHLDLQARPGATYKSYVDAGHVRSWRRLLDDSLQRI comes from the coding sequence ATGGGCGAGGTGCTCCTCGAGGTGACGGTGCTGCATCAGCGCGACGTCCCGGGCGCCTGCGAGGGCGGGGCCGACCGGCTGCACCTCGTCGCCGGGAGCCCGGACGACCCGACTTCCCCGGAGCCGGCCCTCGTGTCGGCGGTGGCCCGGGCCAGCGACGTACCCGTCTTCGTGCTGCTGCGGCTCAACGACTCCTGGACCACGACCGGGGGTGAGCTCGCCCGGCTGCTCGGCCTCGCCCACGACTACCTCGGCGCGGGTGCGGCGGGACTGTCGTGGGGGTTCCTGGACAGCCGGCTCGAGGTCGACACGGAGGTCTGCGCGCACCTCGCGGAGCGACTGCCCGGGGTGCCCTGGACCTTCCACGAGGCCTTCGACCACGTCCTGGAGCCGGGCCGCTCCTGGCAGCAGGTGCTGGACCTGCCCGGCCTGGTGGGAGTCCGGTCCGCGGGCTCGCCCCGCGGCATGGGCGTGGGCGGCGAGGACCTGCTCGCCACCGCGCAGTCCGACCCGGACGTCGCGCGGCTGCTGATGGCGGGCGGCGGGCTGCTCGCCGAGGACGTGCCGTGGCTGCTGCGGGCCGGGGTGCGGCAGTTCCACCTGGACCTGCAGGCACGTCCCGGGGCGACGTACAAGTCGTACGTCGACGCGGGCCACGTCCGCTCCTGGCGCCGGCTGCTGGACGACTCGCTGCAGCGCATCTGA
- a CDS encoding GntR family transcriptional regulator, whose protein sequence is MEEVLVPDGRSLKHVQVREYVRSLVTGSAPGSPAPSERELVHRFGVARMTVRQAMDALVVEGLLERIPGRGTFVARPRRTASRITSYTEEMARRGMLAESQTLLARREQAGPGVARALSLTEGDAVIHWRRLRRADGVPMCLEDAYLNEVLLPGFLQGGMPTSLYDALESRGLRPSWAEDSINADAGNPEECALLEIEPGTAVLRHSRRAIAGDKIVEVSRTVYRSDRFTLWVQLGQDG, encoded by the coding sequence GTGGAGGAAGTACTGGTTCCGGACGGGCGCTCGCTCAAGCACGTACAGGTGCGTGAGTACGTCCGATCCCTGGTGACCGGTAGCGCCCCTGGATCGCCCGCTCCGTCCGAGCGTGAGCTGGTGCACCGCTTCGGCGTCGCCCGGATGACGGTGCGCCAAGCGATGGACGCCCTGGTCGTCGAGGGCCTGCTGGAGCGGATCCCCGGTCGCGGCACCTTCGTCGCGCGGCCGCGTCGTACCGCCAGCCGGATCACCAGCTACACCGAGGAGATGGCGCGCCGCGGCATGCTCGCCGAGTCGCAGACCCTCCTCGCCCGGCGCGAGCAGGCCGGCCCCGGCGTCGCCCGGGCGCTCAGCCTCACCGAGGGCGACGCGGTCATCCACTGGCGCCGGCTGCGCCGCGCCGACGGCGTCCCGATGTGCCTGGAGGACGCCTACCTCAACGAGGTGCTGCTGCCCGGCTTCCTGCAGGGCGGCATGCCCACCAGCCTGTACGACGCCCTCGAGTCGCGCGGCCTGCGTCCGTCGTGGGCCGAGGACTCCATCAACGCCGACGCGGGCAACCCCGAGGAGTGCGCCCTCCTCGAGATCGAGCCCGGGACCGCGGTCCTGCGGCACTCGCGCCGGGCGATCGCCGGCGACAAGATCGTCGAGGTCTCCCGCACGGTCTACCGCTCGGACCGGTTCACCCTGTGGGTGCAGCTCGGCCAGGACGGCTGA
- a CDS encoding ABC transporter permease — protein sequence MLRAALKSLLGRKVRLLMSTFAIVLGVAFVAGTLVFSDTLNRSFTALFASTVGDVVVRPEGAMTAMGDLSTQTVPADLVDRLAQVEGAERVDGNVSAMNVVVLDTDDKVVGGFGPPSLGSNWTGAPAGHGLEGLVITEGREPAGGGEVVLDESTAEKAGYGLGDAVSLNTAGATATLAPTLVGIAGFPEGGSLNGATLAVFDTVTAQDLFLAGADAYSDLWVTAGDGVSQEDLRERVEAELPDGLEAVTGDDAADEAASDLLEAISFLTTFLLVFAGIALVVGAFLIVNTFSILVAQRSRELALLRALGASKRQVLGSVQLEALVLGLLGATLGLGLGVLLAIGLRAVFAQVGLDLSGQPLIFAPRTVVAAYAIGVVVTMAAALLPALRTTRIAPVQALRDDIVLPESTIQRRLQVGVVLVAAGLASLFAGLGDIVEVPHGGWFVGAGVLAILLGVAAASPVISRPFLALARTVFARLFGTVGNLAGQNSLRNPRRTTATASALMIGLALACTMAIVGDSAKASVDKSIEENFVGDFVVSNVVAGSFSPEVAERLSAVEGVVRVVRQRYTGGTIDGSPQGLVGIDADGAEFLELRAAAGDVTALRDDTVLLQETFADDEGLEVGDDLEIEMPTGEQRWEVVGIYEDNPVLFFPVVTTVETLLATGAQDKDNALIIDVDESATGVGQRLEEAIADLPIVTVKNQVEFAEEQREPIDQFVLLIFALLALALVIAVLGIVNTLALSVIERTREVGLLRAIGLSRRQLRWMITLESVVISVLGAVLGVLLGVFFGIVLMYALRDEGLEVISVPAGQLAVFLGLSVAIGVLAAVLPARRAARLDVLRAIATE from the coding sequence ATGCTCCGCGCCGCCCTCAAGAGCCTCCTCGGGCGCAAGGTGCGCCTGCTGATGAGCACGTTCGCCATCGTGCTCGGAGTCGCGTTCGTCGCGGGGACGCTGGTCTTCTCCGACACCCTGAACCGCAGCTTCACGGCGCTGTTCGCCTCGACGGTCGGCGACGTCGTCGTCCGACCCGAGGGCGCGATGACGGCGATGGGCGACCTGTCCACGCAGACGGTCCCGGCGGACCTCGTCGACCGGCTGGCACAGGTCGAGGGCGCCGAGCGCGTCGACGGCAACGTCTCGGCGATGAACGTCGTCGTGCTCGACACCGACGACAAGGTCGTCGGCGGCTTCGGTCCGCCGTCACTGGGGTCGAACTGGACCGGCGCCCCGGCCGGACACGGTCTCGAGGGCCTCGTCATCACCGAGGGCCGCGAGCCCGCCGGCGGCGGGGAGGTCGTGCTCGACGAGAGCACGGCCGAGAAGGCCGGCTACGGGCTGGGCGACGCCGTCTCGCTCAACACCGCGGGCGCCACCGCGACCCTGGCGCCCACCCTGGTCGGGATCGCCGGCTTCCCGGAGGGCGGCTCTCTCAACGGGGCGACGCTGGCCGTCTTCGACACCGTGACCGCCCAGGACCTCTTCCTGGCCGGCGCGGACGCCTACTCCGACCTCTGGGTCACCGCCGGGGACGGGGTCTCCCAGGAGGACCTGCGCGAGCGGGTCGAGGCCGAGCTGCCCGACGGGCTGGAGGCGGTCACCGGCGACGACGCCGCCGACGAGGCGGCCTCCGACCTGCTCGAGGCGATCTCGTTCCTCACCACCTTCCTGCTGGTCTTCGCCGGCATCGCCCTGGTCGTCGGCGCCTTCCTGATCGTCAACACGTTCTCGATCCTGGTCGCCCAGCGCAGCCGCGAGCTCGCGCTGCTGCGCGCCCTGGGCGCCTCCAAACGGCAGGTGCTCGGCTCGGTCCAGCTCGAGGCGCTGGTGCTCGGCCTGCTCGGGGCGACCCTGGGGCTGGGGCTCGGGGTGCTGCTCGCGATCGGGCTGCGCGCCGTCTTCGCCCAGGTCGGGCTCGACCTGTCCGGTCAGCCGCTGATCTTCGCGCCGCGGACCGTCGTGGCGGCGTACGCCATCGGGGTGGTGGTCACCATGGCCGCCGCACTGCTCCCGGCGCTGCGCACCACCCGGATCGCGCCGGTGCAGGCGCTGCGCGACGACATCGTGCTGCCGGAGTCGACCATCCAGCGCCGCCTCCAGGTGGGGGTGGTGCTCGTCGCCGCCGGCCTGGCCTCGCTCTTCGCCGGCCTCGGCGACATCGTCGAGGTGCCGCACGGCGGCTGGTTCGTCGGCGCCGGCGTACTCGCGATCCTGCTCGGCGTCGCGGCCGCGAGCCCGGTCATCAGCCGACCGTTCCTCGCGCTGGCCCGCACGGTCTTCGCCCGGCTGTTCGGGACCGTCGGCAACCTCGCCGGCCAGAACTCCCTGCGCAACCCCCGTCGTACGACCGCGACGGCCTCCGCGCTGATGATCGGCCTCGCCCTGGCCTGCACGATGGCGATCGTCGGCGACTCCGCCAAGGCCTCGGTCGACAAGTCCATCGAGGAGAACTTCGTCGGCGACTTCGTCGTGAGCAACGTGGTCGCCGGGTCGTTCTCGCCCGAGGTCGCCGAACGGCTCTCGGCGGTCGAGGGCGTCGTCCGGGTGGTCCGCCAGCGCTACACCGGCGGCACGATCGACGGCTCGCCGCAGGGTCTGGTCGGCATCGACGCCGACGGCGCCGAGTTCCTCGAGCTCCGGGCCGCCGCCGGTGACGTCACCGCGTTGCGCGACGACACCGTGCTGCTGCAGGAGACCTTCGCCGACGACGAGGGACTCGAGGTCGGTGACGACCTGGAGATCGAGATGCCCACCGGTGAGCAGCGCTGGGAGGTCGTCGGCATCTACGAGGACAACCCGGTGCTGTTCTTCCCGGTCGTCACCACGGTCGAGACGCTCCTGGCGACGGGCGCGCAGGACAAGGACAACGCGCTGATCATCGATGTCGACGAGTCCGCGACCGGGGTCGGGCAGCGGCTGGAGGAGGCGATCGCCGACCTGCCGATCGTCACGGTCAAGAACCAGGTCGAGTTCGCCGAGGAGCAGCGCGAGCCGATCGACCAGTTCGTGCTGCTGATCTTCGCACTGCTCGCCCTGGCCCTGGTGATCGCCGTGCTCGGCATCGTCAACACCCTCGCCCTCTCCGTCATCGAGCGCACCCGCGAGGTCGGGCTGCTGCGCGCGATCGGGCTCTCGCGCCGCCAGCTGCGCTGGATGATCACCCTCGAGTCGGTGGTCATCTCCGTGCTCGGTGCCGTGCTGGGCGTGCTGCTGGGGGTGTTCTTCGGCATCGTGCTGATGTACGCGCTGCGCGACGAGGGCCTGGAGGTGATCAGCGTCCCGGCGGGCCAGCTCGCGGTCTTCCTGGGCCTCTCGGTGGCGATCGGCGTGCTCGCCGCGGTGCTCCCCGCCCGGCGGGCCGCCCGGCTCGACGTACTGCGGGCGATCGCGACCGAATAG
- a CDS encoding ABC transporter ATP-binding protein, with product MTAAPETPTIACRVRNLTKTYGTGQAQVRALDDVTVDIHAGEFTAVMGPSGSGKSTLMHCLAALDTADSGQVFVGDQELSSLDDKALTRLRRDEIGFVFQSFNLVPTLSAEENLLLPLAIAGRKPDPEWYAAVVDTVGIRDRLRHKPNELSGGQQQRVAVARALVSRPQIVFADEPTGNLDSRSGAEVLELLRRSAELGQTIVMVTHDPVAASYTDRVVFLADGRVVDELRSPTREQVLDVMTRMTA from the coding sequence ATGACCGCCGCCCCCGAGACTCCGACGATCGCCTGCCGGGTCCGCAACCTCACCAAGACCTACGGCACCGGGCAGGCGCAGGTGCGGGCCCTCGACGACGTCACGGTCGACATCCACGCGGGCGAGTTCACCGCGGTGATGGGGCCGAGCGGCTCCGGCAAGTCCACCCTGATGCACTGCCTGGCGGCTCTCGACACCGCCGACAGCGGTCAGGTCTTCGTCGGCGACCAGGAGCTCAGCAGCCTCGACGACAAGGCGCTGACCCGGCTGCGCCGCGACGAGATCGGCTTCGTCTTCCAGTCCTTCAACCTGGTGCCGACGCTCAGCGCCGAGGAGAACCTCCTGCTCCCGCTGGCCATCGCGGGCCGCAAGCCCGATCCGGAGTGGTACGCCGCGGTCGTGGACACCGTCGGCATCCGCGACCGGCTGCGCCACAAGCCCAACGAGCTCTCGGGCGGCCAGCAGCAGCGGGTCGCGGTCGCGCGGGCCCTGGTCAGCCGGCCGCAGATCGTCTTCGCCGACGAGCCGACCGGCAACCTCGACTCGCGCTCGGGTGCCGAGGTGCTGGAGCTGCTGCGCCGCAGCGCCGAGCTGGGCCAGACGATCGTGATGGTGACCCACGACCCGGTGGCGGCGTCGTACACCGACCGGGTCGTCTTCCTCGCCGACGGCCGGGTCGTCGACGAGCTGCGCTCGCCGACTCGCGAGCAGGTCCTCGACGTCATGACCCGGATGACGGCGTAG
- a CDS encoding alpha-ketoglutarate-dependent dioxygenase AlkB, translating into MDFQSSLFQAAPAGVTDFSRLERRELSRGAWVDVLPAWVPDADDVFARLVADVPWRAERRQMYDRVVDVPRLVHTYLIGDPLPHPGLDEARDALSEHYLSELGEPFRTAGCCYYRDGRDSVAWHGDTIGRGKTHDTMVAIVSLGDPRKLHLRPRNGGDAVVVEMAHGDLVVMGGSCQRTWEHAVPKVAHAGPRVSVQFRPLNVF; encoded by the coding sequence ATGGACTTCCAGAGCTCGCTGTTCCAGGCGGCCCCCGCCGGGGTCACCGACTTCTCCCGCCTGGAGCGCCGCGAGCTGTCCCGCGGCGCGTGGGTCGACGTCCTGCCCGCCTGGGTCCCGGACGCCGACGACGTGTTCGCGCGGCTGGTCGCCGACGTACCGTGGCGCGCCGAGCGCCGCCAGATGTACGACCGCGTCGTCGACGTACCCCGGCTCGTGCACACCTACCTGATCGGCGACCCGCTCCCCCACCCCGGGCTGGACGAGGCGCGCGACGCGCTCAGCGAGCACTACCTGTCCGAGCTGGGCGAGCCGTTCCGGACAGCGGGATGCTGCTACTACCGCGACGGCCGCGACAGCGTCGCCTGGCACGGCGACACCATCGGCCGCGGCAAGACCCACGACACGATGGTCGCGATCGTCTCCCTCGGCGACCCCCGCAAGCTGCACCTTCGGCCCCGCAACGGCGGCGACGCGGTCGTGGTCGAGATGGCCCACGGCGACCTGGTCGTGATGGGCGGGTCCTGCCAGCGCACCTGGGAGCACGCCGTACCCAAGGTCGCCCATGCCGGTCCGCGGGTCTCGGTGCAGTTCCGGCCGCTCAACGTGTTCTGA